The window AATTCTCTCCTTTGGGCCGACCATGGAACACCGGGAGCCGGCGGCGGAGCAACAGAGGAGGAGCAGAAAGGAGAAAGCGAAGGCGAAGGAGATGGGGACGGCAGCGTACGTGGACGTGGACGGAGACGAGGAAGATGGGGAGGCGGCGCCTGGCGGCGGAGTCGAGGAGGACAAGAAGCGGCAGTCGTCGACATCGTCCAAGAGGGGGTCGGGGAGCGGAGGAGCGTCGCCGCCTTGCTGTCAGGCCGAGAAGTGCTCCGCCGATCTGACGGAGGCGAAGCGGTACTACCGGCGGCACAAGGTGTGCGAGGTGCATTCTAAGGCCGCCGTCGTCATCGTCTCCGGCCTTCGACAGAGGTTCTGCCAGCAATGCAGCAGGTTGCCCCTGTTTCATCCTCGGCTTCAAACTTCTTACTCGTGCATACATTTTTACCATTATTCTCGTTTCATT is drawn from Zingiber officinale cultivar Zhangliang chromosome 1B, Zo_v1.1, whole genome shotgun sequence and contains these coding sequences:
- the LOC121975817 gene encoding squamosa promoter-binding protein 1-like, with the protein product MEHREPAAEQQRRSRKEKAKAKEMGTAAYVDVDGDEEDGEAAPGGGVEEDKKRQSSTSSKRGSGSGGASPPCCQAEKCSADLTEAKRYYRRHKVCEVHSKAAVVIVSGLRQRFCQQCSRFHELSEFDDSKRSCRRRLAGHNERRRKISSEAISSDARIQTSESCGHLQR